The following are encoded in a window of Staphylospora marina genomic DNA:
- a CDS encoding glycosyltransferase, with protein MIRNLDVLIPQWYSIGEDFLPEIRKQPEVDQLAKKHGVKILPLVHNVRNGQWDGEWLHRLLSSPERREAFIRALLADVKESGYHGINVDFDAVLPDDRNLLTNFMKELSEAFRSEGLLVTQDVPADDPAFNYRELGKAVDKLVVMLYEENFADGEPGPLASLDWVRKTLETMPVPKEKLVVSLGNYGYDWTIGSEEPAEPLTFHEIMKLVDRHGLRIFWDSVSHTPYVRYNKNGEEHVIWFLDGATFHNQMTAAVQAGVSGVALWRVGSEDLSVWNVFGKNGKPGNVDSLQTFGGEIPLYQGDGEILRIVPPSGHGERTFQKNVNGWIVDVTYKKAYTPLTVEQMGIPASEKTVVLSFDDGPDPDYTEDILDILKEHNVKASFFVTGLNTLRNPELVKRMVEEGHDVGNHSFTHADLGRVSETVARLEMIATQRLFQGLTGRTMTMVRPPYQAGVVPVSEWDWTVLKRTQQGGSVIVGERVDAKDWYFSKPEEIQRQLVKELPNGHIVLLHDAGGDRSGTVKALPEIIRTLKQQGFVFAPPRELLGKSVDQVMPRVQPEEKVYAEVSATVFASLGIFRQAFSLFLGAALVMGFVRVALLIYFAFRQRKNLWQRRRAQTFTVVRSNFNPLVSVVIAAYNEEKVINKTIRSVLASDYRPLEVIIVNDGSTDRTAEVIREEFAGTPGIRVITKPNSGKTDSINVGYKYAKGEIIVSIDADTIIAPDAITLMVRHFVDEKVAAVSGNVKVGNIRNLLTLWQHVEYITGFNLERRAFDELNAIPVVPGAIGAWRKSAVEEAGYYQHDTLAEDTDITLTLLRLGYKVQYEDRAYAWTEAPEDVRSFLKQRTRWIYGTLQCLWKHRGALFSGKQKTLGYITLPNMWLFQYGVQVLSPFVDLLSIVGFFTSSAQRAMLFYVVFLVFDLLTAFFAFSLEKESPKPLIWLFLQRFVYRQFMTYIVFKSLYLSLKGVLVGWNKLVRKGNVPVEAEIKTAG; from the coding sequence GTGATCAGAAATCTGGATGTGCTGATTCCGCAGTGGTATTCCATCGGGGAGGATTTTCTTCCTGAAATCCGCAAACAACCGGAAGTGGATCAACTGGCGAAAAAACACGGTGTCAAGATCCTGCCGCTCGTCCACAACGTTCGGAACGGCCAGTGGGACGGAGAGTGGCTTCACCGGTTGCTCTCTTCTCCCGAACGGAGAGAGGCGTTCATCCGGGCACTTCTGGCGGATGTGAAAGAAAGCGGATATCACGGGATCAACGTGGATTTCGATGCGGTGCTCCCGGACGACAGAAACTTGTTGACGAATTTCATGAAAGAACTCTCCGAAGCTTTCCGCAGCGAAGGGCTCTTGGTCACACAGGACGTGCCGGCGGATGATCCCGCGTTCAACTACCGGGAATTGGGGAAAGCGGTGGACAAGCTGGTGGTGATGTTGTACGAGGAGAACTTCGCCGACGGAGAACCGGGTCCGCTCGCGTCGTTGGACTGGGTCCGGAAAACGTTGGAGACAATGCCCGTCCCGAAGGAAAAATTGGTGGTCAGCCTGGGGAACTACGGATATGATTGGACGATCGGGAGCGAAGAGCCGGCCGAGCCGCTCACGTTCCATGAAATCATGAAACTGGTGGACCGTCACGGGCTCCGCATTTTCTGGGATTCCGTCAGTCACACGCCTTATGTCCGTTACAACAAGAACGGAGAGGAACATGTCATCTGGTTCTTGGACGGAGCCACTTTCCACAACCAGATGACGGCGGCCGTTCAGGCCGGAGTCAGCGGTGTGGCCTTGTGGCGGGTCGGATCGGAGGATCTGTCCGTGTGGAACGTCTTCGGGAAAAACGGCAAGCCGGGGAACGTCGATTCCTTGCAAACGTTCGGAGGAGAGATCCCCCTGTATCAGGGTGACGGGGAAATTTTGCGCATCGTTCCCCCGTCCGGTCACGGAGAGCGAACGTTCCAAAAAAACGTGAACGGCTGGATCGTGGATGTGACGTACAAAAAAGCATACACGCCGCTCACGGTGGAACAGATGGGAATCCCCGCTTCCGAAAAGACCGTGGTGTTGTCGTTCGACGACGGGCCGGATCCCGATTACACCGAAGATATCCTGGATATTCTCAAGGAACACAATGTGAAGGCTTCCTTCTTCGTCACCGGGCTCAATACGCTTCGAAACCCGGAGCTGGTCAAGCGGATGGTGGAAGAGGGACATGACGTCGGCAATCACAGCTTCACCCACGCGGATCTGGGTCGGGTGTCGGAAACCGTCGCCCGCCTGGAAATGATCGCCACTCAACGCCTGTTCCAAGGCTTGACCGGCCGCACGATGACGATGGTTCGACCGCCTTATCAGGCAGGAGTGGTTCCGGTCAGCGAGTGGGACTGGACGGTTCTCAAAAGAACGCAACAGGGCGGATCCGTGATCGTCGGGGAGCGTGTGGACGCCAAGGATTGGTACTTCAGCAAGCCGGAAGAGATTCAGCGGCAGTTGGTGAAAGAGCTTCCGAACGGACACATCGTCCTTCTGCATGACGCCGGCGGAGACAGGAGCGGCACCGTCAAGGCCTTGCCGGAAATCATCCGGACCCTGAAGCAGCAAGGCTTCGTCTTCGCACCCCCCAGGGAATTGCTGGGCAAATCGGTGGATCAAGTGATGCCTCGCGTTCAACCGGAGGAAAAAGTGTACGCGGAAGTATCCGCAACGGTGTTTGCCTCGTTGGGGATCTTTCGGCAGGCGTTCTCCCTGTTCCTGGGGGCGGCTCTGGTCATGGGATTTGTCCGCGTGGCTCTGCTGATCTATTTTGCGTTCAGACAACGGAAAAACCTGTGGCAGCGCAGACGGGCGCAGACCTTTACCGTGGTCCGCAGCAATTTCAACCCGCTGGTCAGCGTGGTGATCGCGGCCTACAACGAAGAAAAAGTGATCAACAAAACGATTCGCTCCGTTCTTGCCAGCGATTACCGTCCGCTTGAAGTCATCATCGTGAACGACGGTTCCACCGACCGGACGGCGGAGGTGATTCGGGAAGAGTTTGCGGGAACGCCGGGCATTCGCGTCATCACCAAGCCGAACAGCGGCAAAACGGATTCCATCAATGTCGGATACAAGTACGCCAAAGGGGAAATCATCGTTTCCATCGACGCCGACACCATCATCGCGCCGGATGCCATCACCCTGATGGTCCGCCATTTCGTCGACGAAAAGGTGGCGGCTGTTTCCGGAAACGTCAAGGTTGGCAACATCCGCAATCTGCTCACACTGTGGCAGCATGTGGAATACATCACCGGATTCAACCTGGAGCGCAGGGCTTTTGACGAACTGAACGCCATTCCGGTGGTACCCGGAGCGATCGGGGCCTGGAGAAAAAGCGCGGTGGAGGAAGCGGGTTATTATCAGCATGACACGTTGGCGGAAGACACCGACATCACGCTGACGCTCCTGCGGCTCGGTTACAAGGTGCAATATGAGGACCGGGCCTACGCCTGGACGGAAGCTCCCGAGGATGTCCGGAGCTTCCTCAAGCAGCGTACCCGCTGGATTTACGGGACCCTGCAGTGTCTCTGGAAACATCGCGGAGCGTTGTTCTCCGGAAAGCAAAAAACGCTGGGCTACATCACCCTGCCCAACATGTGGTTGTTCCAGTACGGGGTGCAGGTGTTGTCCCCGTTTGTGGACCTGTTGTCCATTGTCGGCTTTTTCACGTCCAGTGCCCAGAGGGCCATGCTCTTCTACGTGGTGTTTCTCGTGTTTGACCTGTTGACGGCCTTTTTCGCGTTCAGTCTGGAAAAGGAGAGCCCGAAACCGCTGATCTGGCTGTTCTTGCAGCGGTTCGTGTACAGGCAATTCATGACGTACATCGTGTTCAAATCGCTGTACCTGTCGCTGAAGGGTGTACTTGTCGGTTGGAACAAGCTGGTGCGAAAAGGAAATGTGCCGGTGGAAGCGGAAATCAAGACGGCAGGGTGA
- a CDS encoding Na+/H+ antiporter NhaC family protein: protein MCPSPVFSGRELGGLFAITVTGILVAAYTGVPLLVGLLPGLILLWGMCLRKGVSGRELFGMSRGGAMRTREVLIILLLVSILLPLWDSSGTVDQLVGLFLGWLSKDWFLTCSFVFMMMLSMLLGTSVGSLSALGIPLLSVAAAWKLPPELVAGALVSGAFVGDRTSPFSGTHQLLADMVEVPVRKLFRIMLPTTALAVFISLMFFLWQDWTLSRVAPGEAAAGPVELSWLHGLPPALLLLPVLFRKPVKYGFVLSAAAALWMSLDRGVPPGELLMQLWEGSEKLGGGVRSMLPLLLFIFMTGAFNGVLEGLNMVRPFLQRWLRNKRSPFSLAWRTVVASGLIAATVCNQTMPIILTGRSFLDHWKTTRSREELARVMGDSAILFPGMIPWNLLAILFVAVIGIPALSWLPYAVFIWSLPLITLAVSAGMSVKRASRDDQPASGDGGRHQPNIPVHPTKLDEKSGLPE from the coding sequence ATGTGTCCATCTCCGGTTTTTTCCGGACGGGAATTGGGCGGTCTGTTTGCGATCACCGTCACGGGGATCCTGGTGGCCGCGTACACGGGAGTTCCGTTGTTGGTCGGATTGCTTCCCGGATTGATTCTTCTGTGGGGCATGTGTCTTCGCAAAGGAGTCAGCGGGAGGGAGCTGTTCGGGATGAGCCGCGGCGGAGCGATGAGAACCCGGGAGGTGCTCATCATTCTGCTGTTGGTCTCCATCCTGCTCCCCCTGTGGGATTCGAGCGGGACGGTGGACCAGTTGGTGGGGTTGTTTCTCGGATGGCTGTCGAAGGATTGGTTTCTGACCTGTTCATTTGTGTTCATGATGATGCTGTCCATGCTTCTCGGCACGTCGGTCGGTTCGCTCAGCGCGCTCGGCATTCCGCTTTTGAGTGTGGCTGCCGCGTGGAAGCTGCCTCCGGAACTGGTCGCGGGAGCACTTGTGTCGGGAGCGTTTGTCGGTGACCGGACTTCTCCGTTTTCGGGAACTCACCAGTTGTTGGCGGACATGGTTGAGGTGCCGGTTCGCAAACTGTTTCGCATCATGCTTCCGACGACTGCATTGGCGGTTTTCATCAGTCTGATGTTTTTCCTCTGGCAGGATTGGACGCTGAGCCGGGTGGCCCCCGGGGAGGCAGCCGCGGGTCCCGTCGAACTTTCGTGGCTGCACGGGTTGCCGCCGGCGTTGTTGCTCTTGCCCGTGTTGTTCCGGAAACCGGTGAAATACGGGTTTGTTCTGAGTGCGGCGGCGGCTCTGTGGATGTCGCTGGACCGGGGAGTGCCTCCCGGGGAGTTGTTGATGCAATTGTGGGAGGGCAGCGAGAAACTGGGGGGCGGAGTCCGATCGATGCTGCCGCTTCTTTTGTTCATCTTCATGACCGGAGCCTTCAACGGTGTATTGGAAGGCTTGAATATGGTCAGGCCGTTCCTGCAACGCTGGCTGCGGAACAAGAGGTCTCCGTTTTCCTTGGCGTGGCGGACGGTCGTCGCTTCCGGGCTGATCGCCGCCACGGTCTGCAACCAGACGATGCCGATCATCCTGACCGGACGGTCCTTCCTGGATCATTGGAAAACGACGCGATCCCGGGAAGAGCTGGCGCGGGTGATGGGGGATTCCGCCATTTTGTTTCCGGGAATGATCCCCTGGAACCTTCTGGCCATCCTGTTTGTCGCGGTCATCGGCATCCCTGCTCTCTCCTGGCTTCCGTACGCCGTCTTCATATGGAGCTTGCCCCTGATCACGCTGGCGGTCTCCGCGGGAATGTCCGTCAAACGGGCAAGCAGGGATGATCAGCCGGCCTCAGGCGATGGTGGCCGACATCAGCCAAACATACCGGTTCATCCGACGAAATTGGACGAGAAATCCGGCCTTCCGGAATGA
- a CDS encoding class I SAM-dependent methyltransferase — protein sequence MALGARFNELFERWAEEYDSAVSGGHPEYREVFEGYAEILKTVVNELALPPGSTILEFGPGTGNLSRLLVAAGYRVIGVEPSAAMRAQAAAKVPELELVEGHFLSVPDSVPTVDGIVSTWAFHHLTDEEKDRALADMTRLLRPGGKIVFADTVFVDEQAREAFQKEAEDRGFLELAEDLRREFYPVIGRLEESFRKAGFLVQFRRMNRYVWLMSATIA from the coding sequence ATGGCCCTCGGAGCAAGGTTCAACGAGCTGTTTGAACGTTGGGCAGAAGAATACGATTCGGCCGTTTCCGGTGGTCATCCGGAATATCGGGAAGTGTTTGAGGGATATGCGGAGATCCTGAAGACGGTTGTGAATGAATTGGCGCTCCCTCCGGGCAGCACGATCCTGGAGTTCGGTCCGGGGACCGGCAATTTGTCCAGACTTCTCGTGGCGGCCGGATACCGGGTGATCGGTGTCGAACCGTCCGCTGCCATGCGTGCGCAAGCCGCCGCCAAAGTGCCGGAACTGGAGCTGGTGGAAGGGCATTTCCTGTCGGTGCCGGATTCCGTGCCGACGGTCGACGGAATCGTCAGCACCTGGGCGTTTCACCATTTGACGGATGAAGAAAAAGACCGGGCGTTGGCGGACATGACCCGCCTTCTTCGCCCGGGTGGAAAAATCGTGTTTGCCGATACGGTTTTTGTTGATGAACAGGCGCGCGAAGCGTTTCAAAAAGAAGCGGAAGACCGGGGATTCCTTGAGCTGGCCGAAGACCTGAGACGCGAATTTTATCCGGTGATCGGCCGGTTGGAAGAATCATTCCGGAAGGCCGGATTTCTCGTCCAATTTCGTCGGATGAACCGGTATGTTTGGCTGATGTCGGCCACCATCGCCTGA
- a CDS encoding 4'-phosphopantetheinyl transferase family protein produces MRERPESGEIHVWVSSFRANGRRRDVWRKLLSPDEAERADRFRFERDRDRYVTSRGMLRLLLAEYTGILPERLRFRYGTNGKPALVSSTGGNLIRFNLSHAGDWFVLAVSSDREVGVDVEPVREFPDADSVVERFFTPAETGRYLRLKEEKGWAAFFICWTRREAYLKATGEGLTGEMDESRVWIAGEEEEPDKTKPWTVVDLVLGEEVAAALCAEGRGWVPVIRRFP; encoded by the coding sequence ATGCGGGAAAGGCCGGAAAGCGGCGAGATTCATGTGTGGGTTTCCTCGTTTCGGGCGAATGGACGGCGCCGGGACGTTTGGCGCAAACTGCTTTCTCCGGATGAAGCGGAGCGGGCGGATCGATTCCGGTTCGAACGTGATCGTGACCGATATGTGACGTCTCGCGGAATGTTGCGGTTGTTGTTGGCGGAGTATACAGGAATTCTCCCGGAACGCCTTCGGTTTCGGTACGGGACGAACGGAAAGCCGGCCCTCGTCTCCTCAACCGGCGGGAATCTCATCCGGTTCAATCTCTCCCACGCCGGTGACTGGTTTGTCCTGGCCGTGTCGTCCGACCGGGAAGTGGGGGTGGACGTGGAACCGGTCCGGGAGTTTCCGGACGCCGATTCCGTGGTTGAACGGTTTTTCACGCCGGCTGAAACCGGTCGCTATCTCCGGCTGAAAGAGGAAAAGGGATGGGCGGCGTTTTTCATCTGTTGGACGCGGAGAGAAGCGTATTTGAAGGCGACGGGGGAAGGGCTCACCGGAGAGATGGATGAATCCCGCGTATGGATCGCGGGGGAGGAGGAAGAACCGGACAAGACAAAACCGTGGACCGTCGTCGACCTGGTGCTGGGGGAGGAAGTGGCTGCCGCATTGTGCGCGGAAGGACGGGGATGGGTTCCGGTGATCCGGCGGTTTCCTTGA
- a CDS encoding RAxF-45 family protein, with product MAWFVAEISNITYAFVVNGIRMPFFGHLNKTGP from the coding sequence ATGGCTTGGTTTGTGGCGGAAATTTCCAATATTACCTATGCATTTGTCGTCAACGGGATTCGTATGCCCTTTTTTGGCCATTTGAACAAGACCGGACCATGA
- a CDS encoding ATP-binding cassette domain-containing protein, with amino-acid sequence MMITAANRMGKMLGGNWVLTDVSFEIKQRDRVGIVGPNGSGKTTLLRLLAGVESPDRGELFLAKGARVGYLLSQHGWEGDPNMTVLEAFREEVPVEEGEARHLLARFLFYGYSVFRKVRDLSGGERMRLRLAQLMHQDINALILDEPTNHLDIDSREALEDALRRFKGTVLAVSHDRYFLNKLFAPVYWLENGTLTRYEGNYDEARAKRIEQTGK; translated from the coding sequence ATGATGATCACCGCCGCAAACCGGATGGGAAAAATGCTTGGAGGAAATTGGGTGCTGACGGATGTCAGCTTTGAGATCAAACAAAGAGACCGGGTCGGAATCGTGGGACCCAACGGATCCGGCAAAACCACGTTGCTCCGCCTGCTCGCGGGGGTGGAATCCCCGGATCGCGGCGAGCTGTTTCTCGCCAAAGGCGCCCGGGTCGGATATCTTCTCTCCCAGCACGGCTGGGAAGGCGATCCGAACATGACGGTGCTGGAGGCGTTCCGGGAGGAAGTGCCGGTGGAGGAAGGGGAAGCACGCCATCTTCTGGCCCGGTTCCTGTTTTACGGATACTCGGTGTTCCGCAAGGTCCGTGACCTCAGCGGCGGGGAACGCATGCGGCTCCGACTCGCCCAGCTGATGCACCAGGACATCAACGCCCTCATTCTCGACGAACCCACCAACCACCTGGACATTGATTCCCGCGAAGCGTTGGAAGACGCGCTTCGCCGTTTCAAAGGCACCGTGCTGGCGGTATCCCATGACCGCTATTTCCTCAACAAACTGTTTGCTCCGGTGTATTGGCTGGAAAACGGAACCCTCACCCGGTATGAGGGCAACTATGACGAAGCAAGAGCAAAGCGAATCGAACAAACCGGGAAATAA
- a CDS encoding DUF975 family protein, translating into MSNKELKQLAKQSLKGNWGTAILGYLLPSVLTFVLIALVAVMIAESPTETQNAAAGLTTLVWIVFVAGGLNLGISLIFLNISRQETARIGQVFHFFTNGRRLLRSMGWLWLQSIYLFLWSLLLVIPGIIKSYSYALSHWILIDHPEISVNEAITRSRKMMDGYKWKLFVLQLSFIGWFLLGFLTSGLAFFYVIPYYHATMTQFYRKLNGELNG; encoded by the coding sequence ATGAGCAACAAAGAATTGAAACAACTGGCGAAGCAATCGCTCAAGGGAAATTGGGGAACGGCGATCCTCGGTTATTTGTTGCCTTCCGTGTTGACTTTTGTTCTGATCGCATTGGTGGCGGTTATGATTGCCGAATCTCCCACTGAAACCCAGAACGCAGCCGCGGGATTGACGACTTTGGTCTGGATCGTCTTCGTCGCCGGCGGCTTGAACCTGGGGATTTCCCTGATTTTCCTGAACATCTCCCGGCAGGAAACCGCCCGCATCGGACAAGTGTTCCACTTTTTCACCAACGGAAGACGGCTGTTGCGCAGCATGGGCTGGCTTTGGCTCCAATCCATTTATCTCTTCCTTTGGAGTCTCCTGCTGGTCATCCCCGGGATCATCAAAAGTTATTCATACGCCCTCTCCCACTGGATTTTGATCGATCATCCGGAAATCTCGGTGAACGAAGCCATCACCCGGAGCCGCAAAATGATGGACGGGTACAAATGGAAACTGTTTGTGCTCCAGCTCTCCTTTATCGGTTGGTTCCTGCTCGGATTTTTGACGAGCGGATTGGCCTTCTTTTACGTGATTCCGTACTACCACGCCACGATGACCCAATTCTACCGCAAACTGAACGGCGAACTGAACGGTTGA
- a CDS encoding glycerophosphodiester phosphodiesterase family protein, which translates to MISLKSVSLLKKILEGVWLLKHFRWNRKRVWIPLALLAIVYVNNSSLLTEAPSGQPRLLAHRGVHQTFPFEGLQNDTCTAERIHPPEHSYLENTIPSMKAAFEAGADLVELDVQPTTDGTFAVFHDWVLECRTNGKGVTREHSMAELKKLDIGYGYTADGGKTFPFRGKGIGMMPSLDEVFREFPDQPLLIHVKSEDPAEGKMLAEFLSKLPESRLENLAVYGGDQPIEALKREMPELRVMSKQTMKECLIPYIAIGWTGYVPDSCAHTQLHLPEKIAPWLWGWPNRFLQRMEERDTRVILVAGGGGFSEGFDRVEDLERIPAEFSGWIWTNRIDRIGPELKQ; encoded by the coding sequence ATGATATCTTTGAAGAGTGTTTCATTGCTGAAAAAAATTTTGGAGGGGGTCTGGTTGCTCAAACATTTTCGTTGGAACCGAAAACGGGTGTGGATCCCTCTTGCATTGCTGGCGATTGTGTATGTGAACAACAGCTCTCTGCTGACGGAAGCGCCGTCCGGCCAACCGCGGCTTTTGGCGCACCGGGGAGTTCACCAGACGTTCCCGTTTGAAGGACTGCAGAATGACACCTGTACGGCGGAGCGAATCCATCCTCCGGAACATTCGTATCTGGAAAACACCATTCCGTCCATGAAAGCCGCTTTTGAAGCGGGGGCAGATCTGGTGGAATTGGACGTGCAGCCCACGACGGACGGAACGTTCGCGGTGTTTCACGACTGGGTCCTGGAGTGCCGCACCAACGGAAAGGGAGTGACCCGCGAGCATTCCATGGCGGAGCTGAAAAAGCTGGACATCGGATACGGGTACACGGCGGACGGCGGAAAGACCTTTCCCTTCCGCGGCAAGGGAATCGGGATGATGCCGTCACTGGATGAAGTGTTCCGGGAATTTCCGGATCAGCCGCTTCTCATCCACGTGAAAAGCGAAGACCCGGCCGAAGGGAAGATGCTGGCCGAATTCCTGTCCAAGCTCCCCGAATCCCGCCTGGAGAATCTGGCGGTATACGGCGGAGACCAGCCGATCGAAGCTTTGAAACGGGAAATGCCGGAGCTCAGGGTCATGTCCAAACAGACGATGAAAGAATGCCTGATTCCCTACATCGCCATTGGCTGGACGGGATATGTTCCCGATTCCTGCGCGCACACGCAGCTGCATCTCCCGGAAAAAATCGCCCCGTGGTTGTGGGGATGGCCCAATCGCTTTCTCCAGCGCATGGAAGAGCGTGACACAAGGGTGATCCTGGTGGCGGGTGGCGGCGGATTTTCGGAAGGCTTTGACCGGGTGGAAGATCTGGAACGGATCCCGGCTGAATTTTCCGGCTGGATCTGGACCAACCGGATTGACCGCATCGGGCCGGAGCTGAAACAGTGA
- a CDS encoding class I SAM-dependent methyltransferase: protein MKRVDFGKVAEVYAKWRDGIPESVFDRLLGTGVLDEKVQVVDLGCGTGLSSRDMAMLGCLVTGVDPSAEMLEEARKLDAAFGLQIRYIHACAEETGLPDASCDAVTAFRAWHWFDRTRATQEANRLLKRGGWLVVSNSVFAADKHPLLKQTMEIIAKHSPDGEFKSPGSLSTSKARKHGFPAEWFDDWERAGFRMSDAWETAYTVPFSHEGWRGKVQSMSNLAAMSPEGRNRVDEELKKLLEQNYAGQALDLPHICSTVVLRKR, encoded by the coding sequence ATGAAACGTGTCGATTTCGGCAAAGTGGCCGAAGTGTACGCCAAATGGCGAGACGGCATTCCCGAATCGGTGTTTGATCGCTTGTTGGGAACCGGTGTCCTTGACGAAAAAGTCCAAGTGGTGGATCTGGGATGCGGAACCGGGCTTTCCAGCCGGGACATGGCCATGCTGGGATGCCTGGTGACCGGGGTGGATCCGTCTGCAGAAATGCTGGAAGAAGCCAGGAAGCTCGACGCTGCCTTCGGCTTGCAGATCCGGTACATTCACGCATGCGCCGAAGAGACCGGTTTGCCGGATGCGTCCTGTGACGCGGTGACCGCGTTCCGGGCATGGCACTGGTTTGACCGGACGAGAGCCACCCAAGAAGCGAACCGCCTGCTGAAACGGGGCGGTTGGCTGGTCGTCTCCAACTCCGTCTTTGCGGCAGACAAACACCCTTTGCTGAAACAAACCATGGAGATCATCGCAAAGCATTCGCCGGACGGGGAGTTCAAAAGCCCCGGCAGCCTGTCGACCTCCAAAGCCCGAAAACACGGTTTTCCTGCGGAATGGTTTGATGATTGGGAAAGAGCGGGATTCAGGATGAGCGATGCGTGGGAAACGGCTTACACGGTTCCGTTCAGCCATGAAGGATGGAGGGGCAAGGTGCAGTCCATGTCCAATCTTGCCGCGATGTCACCGGAGGGGCGAAACCGGGTGGATGAGGAGCTGAAAAAACTTCTGGAGCAGAATTACGCCGGCCAGGCACTGGATTTGCCTCACATCTGCTCCACCGTGGTGCTTCGGAAACGTTGA
- a CDS encoding ankyrin repeat domain-containing protein — protein MERRSSVTMEELFQACELGDFKTLKRLLEKNPEWLHATRGNETLLHVAPTPEIASYLLEQGIPVDVSVDPNSRWTPVMGAVRRSNWDTVRFLIQKGADVFVRDSRKMGLLEAAIDDGQFDLAEELLERGVPVEVERGAVPALKLSVQKGPLTLTHRILEKVTDKTLIGESSLRTAIRRGGLGGGAIAAGGGSGPEIRVFRGKRLITFIAVSCRERNVFLVAPIRCAHHR, from the coding sequence ATGGAGAGGAGATCATCCGTGACCATGGAGGAATTGTTTCAAGCCTGTGAGCTGGGAGACTTCAAGACTTTGAAGAGACTGTTGGAGAAAAATCCCGAGTGGCTTCACGCAACCCGAGGCAACGAAACGCTGCTTCATGTGGCACCGACTCCGGAAATCGCTTCGTATCTTCTGGAACAAGGGATTCCGGTGGATGTGAGCGTCGATCCAAACAGCAGGTGGACGCCGGTAATGGGGGCGGTTCGGCGCTCAAACTGGGACACGGTACGTTTCCTGATCCAGAAAGGGGCGGATGTGTTCGTCCGGGATTCGCGAAAAATGGGGCTGTTGGAAGCAGCGATTGACGATGGTCAATTCGATTTGGCCGAAGAACTGCTGGAGCGGGGAGTTCCGGTGGAAGTGGAAAGAGGGGCCGTGCCGGCTTTGAAATTGTCCGTTCAGAAGGGCCCGTTGACACTTACGCACCGGATACTGGAAAAAGTGACTGACAAGACCTTGATCGGTGAATCCTCCCTGAGAACAGCGATCAGGCGGGGGGGACTTGGAGGCGGTGCGATTGCTGCTGGAGGCGGGAGCGGACCGGAAATACGCGTTTTTCGAGGTAAGAGACTTATTACATTTATTGCCGTTTCCTGTCGCGAAAGAAATGTTTTTCTTGTTGCTCCGATCCGGTGCGCACATCATCGGTGA